The Cuculus canorus isolate bCucCan1 chromosome 6, bCucCan1.pri, whole genome shotgun sequence genomic interval TTTGGATGTGGCAATGTAGGAGATGGGGAAAGGACCCCCTTTGGAAAGTCCGGGGTGGGGGTGTGTGCACGTGGATGTGTATGAGAGGGAGTGAGAGCACATGAGAGATAAAGGAAACATAGCTGCATGCAAAGCTAAGTATCTGTAAAAATACTACCTGTTTTCTGTTAACATCTGAGGgtgttctgctttttcatgtAAACCCCGCACATGCTGGCTCTCATCTGCAGTttgtactttttgttttctttaggaaccaggaagttttcttttgtttttctgtttctcttttggaAAAGCTGAGCTGCATAAAGTTGGAATAAATTAAATGGGATGCCAGAAAACTGtcatcttccccctccccactcccctcTGTTCACAGGACATGTTTCCTGATGCATCACACACAAATTTGGGCCTGGTCAGCTTTTGTCCTGGGAGTGTTTAAGCAGTGGGACAGACAAGCGGCAATGGAGGTTGGGCCTTTTATTATTACTGGTTCCAGTTGGATGAGTGGGGAGAAACTGATGTCACGCATCCACTGCATGCTATATGTTCCTACTTCACACGTGGTACCCTGTGAATCTGCAAAATGCAACCATGACCTTGAGTCCTCTTGAGTTGGTGTTTGGCCAGCACGCGTGCATCGACCATCTCCCTGCCTGACAGCAGCTATATTTGGTTGTGTCCCACTTTGCTGGGCAGAGAGCAGGGCAATATGGATGCCCTGACCAGAGTGATGCTTGTGGAGGTTCCCGAGCTGAGAGGTTGTGTGAGAGCAGTGATTTCCTATTCCTTAGCAGGTCTCTCCTACCCAGcacagggacattggggacctTGGCGGAACCTTGGGCAGATACTGTTAGAAGAAGGGAGCTCTGCTCTCCATAGCTGCCCAACCTTGGTATTTCAGGGGATTCTTGAGTCAGAGGTTGCATCCAATCGTGATGTTTATTACCTGGCAGATGGACCTCTTCTCCTTGAATCATCCAGGCTCCTTGAAGCATCTCACTATGGGTTTTGTCTCTTTTGCACTCCATGGAAAGAGTTCCTTGGCTGAGTAAGTTCTTGAGTGAAGAAACCCTCTATGGGTTGCCACGGAGGACCTTCTAAAGGCTTTTCCCCTTTGCTTGCTCAAGGAGAGCAAAATTTGAACCAGGTAAAAAGCCAGCCATAGTGTTTCCATGTGATTTCTTTGCCCAGAATGGGCTGCTGGGAAGGTGTAGGGAGCCCTGGGCTGCACGTGGACCTGGGCTTGGCTGAGCTGCTCCATTCATTGGGCTATGGAGACAAGTCCTTTGAAGGTCTTGCACCTTCTCCCAGGGTGAGCTGTGCTGCCTAGGGGAGCATGATGGCACAGATCACTGCTTGGAGTACAACAGTGAGGCAaatataacaataataataaaaaacccctGCTGCATTCAATTAAAATTGTGGCACTGAAGGAGATGCCTCATGTGGCCCTGACCGCCAGCATCATGGTGGCTGTAGTTGCCTTTGGCCTCCCCAAATTAAGGCAAAACCACCGAGCTGTTTCCCCATCTGTTTTTGACTATCCCATGCCAATACGTTGAGCGGGACTGACATGTGCTGAGGAGCTGGGCAGTGGCGAGGAGCACCAGGAAAATGTATGGAGACGGGAGGCAGCAAGGACATGGGAGGGACTGCAGAGGAGGTGGGGGAGAACAAGTAGGAGGTGGGCTGGGTGGTGGGATGTGAGTTGTAGACAACATGGGAAAAGGAGTGAAGTTATTATTTGGTGCCATCCTGTTTTATGCCCCCAGGGGGAGCTGAAAGGGACTCAGGAGGTGCCGGCTGGGGGATGCCAAGTAACATTTTGGGACTTAAAGGGAAGGCTGGGGGTGGCAGAGATGCCTGAGCCCAGAGCCCAGCCATGCCTGGGACCACCCTTCGGTTCAAGGGCTGGAGGGAGACGGGAGCCTGCAGCTAGCCAAGCACCTTTCAGAGAGACAACAGTTGGGCAAGCAGAGCAAAGAGCTTCTGGTTCGATTTCACCAGGGTTGCAACATGGCCTTCAAGGCTGCATGTGTGTGTTCATGGATTTGATAAGTGTCACTGCTTGGATCCTGCCTCTGGGGTTTTGTCTGGAGTGGCTTTGCGCCTCCTGGGCTCTGGATAATCAAGTGTGCAGTCGGGCACTGGGACCTGGCCAGCTGCACGTAGGGTACTAGCCAAAACCCCAGCAGCTCTGGTGTACACACACAAGACTGCCTACACTGACAAAGTACAATTTTAGTATAGCATAAAAATTATGCACTAGTATAATATAAACAATAATCTTTAATATAAAGTATATAATTAGTCTAAGACTGTATGACTGTATCTGTGTACAGCTATAGCTAtctatatagaatcatagaatcattaaggttggaaaagacctctaagatcatccagtccaactgttgGCCTAACACTAgtgtgcctactaaaccatgtcccaaagtgccacgtctacacatttttttgaacacctccaaggaaggagaCCTGCCACTTGCCTGAGCAGCCTgtccaatgcttgacaactattttggtaaagaattttttttctaatattctatctaaacctccccagtgtaacttaaggccatttcctctagtcctatcacttaggagaagagatcagcacccacctcgctacaacctgCGTAACAGCTATAGCCTGTGAGTAAGAGTATAATTTACCAGCTTACTAGttggggctgggaaaggagccCTGACTTTTGAGGTGGAAAGCCCATTTTCAGTGCCTGAAAGTAGCAGCAATGCCTCCCTGCATCATCATCCCTGCGGACAACGCGCACATTGCCACCTGGTGCTGTCAGCGTGGGGTCCCAGGGGAGCTGGCACAGCCTGTAGGGTGTCATTTGGGGTGCAGACCTCCCACCTAGCTGGCTCAGGGTGGCAGGTTTGGCTCCAGCCATGCTGTGGGTTGAGGGAGCTGTTaaggagcaggaggcagagccAGCCCCAGGTGGTCCAAGTAGGATGGGGGATATGTTTGAGGACTCTCCCAGCAACCCAAGCTCTCCAGTGTGGGCCAGAGATGGTTTTGTGTCCCATTCTGCTCTGAGTACGTGGGGTGATGTTAGCAGTTGGGGCGGGGATGGGGAACGCAGGAGGCAGGGGATGAATGTGTGTATGGGCGGATGAAGGGGTATGGCTGTGTGGGTGGAGGGGGAGGCTGGATCTGGCATCCAGGAGGACATGGGGCCATGGGAAGGGCCACCACAAGGTGTTCGAGGGCAACAGTCTGACTGGGCTACGCAGGGATGGCTCAGAGATACTCCTGCACACTGCAGCAAAtctccctgctgccctgtgAGCCCTGAGGCTCAAACAGCATGTCTGAACCCGAACTGTGGGGCTCAGTCTGGGGTAGCAACTGGGGGCTCAGCATCACCACCCCCCATAACCTGGCTGATTGTGGTTGCCGTGCCGCACCGCTGCATCCATACAAAGAAATCGCTAAATAAAATAAGGCAGCTCTACTTTAAGGATGCTCTATATTCAGGCTTGCAATTTTACAACTGCTTTAGCATATTGCTCTGGTATTAAAAGCTCTCCTAAACCATTGCTACCACATTACTCCATGCTCTTTACCTCCTTCAGCACCCCTTTGGATCTGGCTGAGCCTTCCAGGAACACAACATGACCATCCAGGGAATGCTCAGGGCCAGAGCAGCTCACTGGCGGACCCTGGCATGCAGAAGCTCCATGAGGGTCAGGCACAAGCTAACTGAATGCAtaactttattaaataaatgctttgtcATGAGAAAAGACAAAGATCAAAGAGTAACATAAATTATAAGTTGAATAAATAGTATACAGCAATCttcactttttaataaaatgtgagattttttttaagtacaaaatGCTAAACAGAGCATTAAGCTCTTCTTCCATTGTCAGTTTTTcacaaactgctttttttcccaccagTAAGATTATGAATATTTCTtgtttactggaaaaaaaaccaacaaaaacaaaacaaaatgaaacaacagaGCTACCGTATGTATGTAAAGCTATAAAAAGCTACCGTAAAATGTGTAGTGAGTATTGCTTAAAGATAAAAACCAGGCAGGAAACTCGGAATCTGGTGTGTTTTAACAACTGCGTTACAATGGTGGGTATCATGCGCAGTGACATCTGTCCCGGTGGCAGTGGCggggggctggcagggctggggaggggggcatAGTAGGCAAGGCTCCTAGCCAGGGCCAGGACAGCGCTCTGGAAGCAAGGTGAACTGTCAGTCGTTAAATATACAATGCTCcgtttgggaaaaaaaaaaaaatcaacaataacaaaataacCCACCCCaacaaaatgaaagttttcacagggaagggggagaaaaagagaaggggagagagagcagagaaataGTGCAAAATGCTCTTGTACTAGTGGTTTTCAAAGTCCACTGCAGTACAGACAAGGGGCAGCCCAGCCACGGAGTGCCACTCCTTGGGGAGATGTGGTGGAAGGGCTGTCCTGACCCCTGCCCCATCCttgtcctctccttcccagccagCACCCTGGGTACCAACATGGGCTTGGTGCAAACCCTGTGGCTGAAGACTCCTGAGCCTTGTGCTTCCCCCTGATGCACAAATTGCCACCACTTACCCATGTGCCTGGATTCACCTCGGGCTGCTTGCccagccctccccagctcccaAATCcgccccttttgtttttctcgCCCCAAATGCAAAGGACGCTGAGAATGGGAGCACATCACTGCCGCCCCTGAGCAGCGGGTAACCCATCCTGAAGCTGCTTTTTGCCCCCAGGCTCCAACCCCAGTCCTAAACATTagtgcagctgctgcacagcctcGTCCTGCTGGGGATCTTCGAGAGTGGGCGGCCAGGGGGTCACTTGGTGCCACATCCCAGGAAGTGAGGTGGCTTGGAGGGGTGAGGGTGGAGCAGTCTCCTCCTTGCATCCTCCTCCCACCAGGCCGGAGGACTCAGGACAGGCAGGATGTGCAGTGGGGAGGGAGGCTGTACAGGTGCTCTGGGCTTCCAGGGCCACAGCTGATACTCACTTTGTAGGGAGAGGTCAGGACGCACCTtgtgtccccctcccagtgtcaTTGAGGTGGCCACATCATGAAACCACCACCAGGCCCCATGAGCTGACCCTCACCCTGCAAGGTCTATGGGGAGCCTCTCTGCCCGCTCCCATCCCTCCCTGACGACCCATCTCCTTTCTCTGCAGCCAAAGGCTTTCAAGTTTTGGGaaatcaaacaacaaaacataCAACAATTgaacaaaaaagcaagaaagtggGAAACAGAGGGAAGAATCTTGGGGAAGGTGGTACTGGCCTATAACAGTCAGGAGGTTTTGCACAGGGACGGTATCAAGAATGGTGACCAGTGGCCCTTGGGATTAGCAAagagctcctcctcctcctcctgctgtctTCACCCCACCTTCACCGCACCATTAACCCACCACCCTGGTCAAAATGACCCTGCTCCATCAGCCCTGCAAAGCCTTCCCCTGATTTTAGCACCCACCATGCTCCTCTCCAGCAACGCAGGGGTCACCCCAACTCTGACAGGATTTTTGGGGAGGCAGTTCTGCATTTGGTGGCacacttccttcttttcagCAAGGGAAGAGGCCTGACTGCCAGTTCCAAACACACTCCACTGGTCTCTGTGGAAGTCCATCGGCAAAACTCATCCCTGCCATTAACTCCGACAGAAATAACTGCAGGGCATCCAGTTCTTCCCTCAGTCAGGTCAAGTGTCCTGGTGGGGGGCCTGTGGGGTGCTCAGGGGGGTGATGCCATGCCTTGGGAGGCTATGAGGACACCTGACTCGTGATGGAGAGGAGCCTTCGTCAGACCACCTTGGCGGTGAATCCTCCTTGTCTTATTGCTGCTGGCATGGACGCAGCGATGCTGCAGatcccctttcctctctgcccagGTCTGTGACGTGCAAAGGAGCTTCAGGGGTGCAGAAACCTTCCCCCTGAGATTAGCTGTGTCCTTTGGCCAGCGCCAGCTGCTGGCTCCATGCATGGCAGTGGGTTGTGTTCTCCATGGGGTGCATGTTTGCACACTGGGACCACAGCACCCAGACCCcacagcacattttcttttccttcccttcattGTGAGACTTCTTCCCAGCACCAATGTCCTGGAGACCCTTGTCATGGGGAAGCGAGAAGCAAGAGTCCCAAAAttgaatataaaaattaaaaccaacaaaaagcaAGGATGGCAACTGAGAGCTGTCCCAGCACACTGGAGACGGTGGGTCTCCGCGGCGTGGTGGCTGCTGTCACTCAACAAGGAGCTGGATCCCAGGTTAATGGCGAGGGCCTGTTGCAGGATCTTACTGCAGGGCAGGAATGAGCCATGGTAACATAAGCAGTATCTTCAATGTGAAAGGATGGAGACCAGCGTTTTCCTACCCACAGGGAAGGCTATAAACCAGCCTTAACAAAAATCCAAGATAAAACAAAGTTTAGGtttacgttttttttttttcccctggaccAAACCACTTTTTTGGCTATTgagagaaaattagaaacaaTCATCCCCATAATTGTTCTTCCTTGTGGCAGCAAAGGGTGGTGAAGAGTTTTGGCCCCGatccccctgtccccacaaAGGGATGTTTCAGTCTGGACAGTGATGGACTGTGCAGCCCTCGGTGTCGGCAAGGCTCTGATCCCACAGGCATCAGTGCTCCTCTGTAACTCCACTCCTATGCTTAGTCTGGCAGGTTATAATCATTTTTTGGGAGGGTGCAGAATCTGTCCCCTGCTTACAGTTATCCCTCTAGACTGCAGGTTTTGAGGTGAAGTTTTGCAAGGAGGAAACGTCACATCTGTGCACACACACGCTTGCACATAGGCACATGCATGCAGGTGACAAATGCTTCCACACTTGGATGGACAACAGTCAGAGTCCCACTTGTCCAAAAACTATTTCTGACCTCCCATTTGAGAGGAACCAGATGGAAAAGGATATCTTTCCTTTTTGgatgatttctttttgaagtcCACAAATAcgttttggggggggggggggtatttGTGCCGCTGCAGGAGTTGTGTTTCTCTCCCTGGCTCATCTCCAGACACAAAGGCAGCAGTCCCATGCCTCCTCCACATGTGCTGAAATCTGCCTGGATCCAGGGTGGTCACTTGAGATGGAAATCAAATCAAGTCTCAGTGATGTGGAGAGGAGACTCTGGAGGACTGAAGCACGGAGGAGGAATATGGTGGCTGCAAAGTTTTCTCTTCCAGACCCTTTAGAAAACATCTAGCTCactagaaaaaacaaacaaacaaaaaacctgccCAAACCCCATACTGGAAAGTCACCAACTTGGAGAGCTTCCTACATTGAGGTGGCCTCTGCTCGCAGCAGGGGAGTATGGGCGATGCTGGGGAGAGGCATGAAGAGGTGTGGGATGGTGAAGCGGCCATGGCTGGTTTGTCTCTGGCTCTGTCCTTTCCTTGCTGAGTCCTTGTTGTCAAGAGGCTGCTGTAGATTCCGAGtcctcagtttttcttttcttttcttttcttttcttttcttttcttttcttttcttttcttttcttttcttttcttttcttttcttttcttttcttttcttttcttttcttttcttttcttttcttttcttttcttttcttttcttttcttttcttttctctcctctttacttctttctttctctctcaatatttttcctttctctgttttcttttccttcctttctcatttttcttttcctttctttttttcttcttacatgAGATGAAAGGAGTCGGAGTCCCGGGGTACGGGGAGGTGCAGAAGGGAGGGTAGAAGGGAGCCTGGGTAGGTAGTgatgggggtggagggaggggatgTCACTTCACTCCACATTGCTGCTGTCAAATGCATGGCACTGCAGGTCCCCACTCAGGTAGTCAGTCCCTGGCAGCTTCATGCCGTATTTGTCCACGCACCAACACAACCCACGCTTCCGGCCTCGGGAAGGCTTGCACTGGGGAGACATGCAAGGGTAGAGATCAGGAGATGGCCACCAGCCACTGCATGACTCCCTTGCACTGGGCATGAGGATCAGCCCTGCTGTTTGCCTCTTTTTCCCCAGTGATGCAATCCCCTGGGTAGGACCAAGCTCTTGCTCTCTGCTTTCAACACATCTCCACCCCCACTGCTACCCCAGCCCAGAGCTCTCTGACTTTTCCTGCTCCCACACCAGCTCCTTCAGGATGCTTGCCTCAGGCCAGATGGCACTCGGAGCCATCAGCAAGACCACCCACCACCAACCATGCCTGGAAGATGCTCACAACAATCTTCCCACCAGCCCAGCAGAGGAAAAACCTCTGTCCTTTCCATCCAGGGCAGCAGACCCTCCTTGGGTGGGAAGCATCCCTCCTTGGGGCTCTTTCTTACCTGCTTCCTCTTGTAGAAGCCCTTTCGGTCACAGTTGGGGAGGTGAACAGCACGGGGGACCATCCTCTGGCTGCTCTTGAGCTCCTGCAGGGATGCCTCCATGTGCCTGCGGCATGGGCCCTGCAAGCAGGGAGAAGATGGAGCATGAGAAGGGGAGCACCTCGAAGCAAGCCTCCAGCTGCAAATGCCCCCAGgtcccctgtcccctgccaccGGCACCCATTCCCCAGGGGGACAAAGCCCTCCCAGAGCCCCCTTTCCACAGAAGccacagaaggaggaaaggtgaAGGCACCCACCAACTCAAACTCTTGCCGGAGTTCGGGGATGATGACACGGGGGTGTGCCGTGTTCTCAGCCATGCCCACAAACTTGGCCAGGGTCAGCTTCTTCCGGCGGTCCTTCTTCAAGGCCTCAGCCTTGAGCTCAGAGAGGCGTCCATGCTTGGGCCGGTAGGCTTTGGGTGGGTAGGTCTCCTCTGTCATCTCTGATGTGGTCGGCTCCTCATGCTCTCGAGACTCCCGTTCTGGAAGAGAAGCGGTACCAAACCATCAGGTCTCCATGAGGTGACTGGGGTTTGCTTTTGCATAGGGAGCTTCCTGCTCAACCCCAGAGGACATCTTTGCACCACACAGGACAGGAACAAATGACCAAAGGAacccctttcccagctgctccctACAGCACTGGCTTTATCCCACTGTGTTGGACTTCGCATGGCTTGCATGTGACCCTTGAGCTCAGGCAGGAAAGTGTCTAAGAGCATGGAGAATTTGGGACTCAGGATGGGCTCCTACATACAAGGCCACTGTTGTCTGCAGTGTGTCAGTGGAGAAGGAGTAGTGGGAGTGTTATCCACACCGAGAAAGGACTAGATGACACACAAAGTGTGGCAGAGAAGTCGCTCTTTAGCCATAGTGAGATGACTAAGTGAAAAATTCACACCCAAGCCCGGCTTGCAGATGCAAGAGCAAAAAACCAGCCATTCTCAAAGATGAGACAACTCTGAAGTCAAGGTCAGTCACACAGCAAGGCCATCAAGCGGTTGGCAGACACTTAGGCAGCAATGCTCCAGGCTGCTCAGTGCACAGCCCTGTGCTCATGGGACTGAACCATGCCCCATCTGCTGGCACCTACTGAGCAGCCAGCAAAGCCTGGGGTAACGCTGCCAAGCAATGCTGCCTGACCGTAGCTGCCACCAGTGGTACCAATAGCAAGGGAGGAGCGTGTTTAGGCTCTGCACATGGCAGTCACCTTCCTATACAGCCCCTGGATCGCCCCAGCATGACCTGCACCAGCAGGATGCAGTCAGGAGTTCTGCACAGTTATATATAGGAGAAAACTAGTAACAGTCTAATCTTAGATGACTTGTGACATTTAGTACAGCCACTGGAGCGAAAAGGGTTATTTCTGGACTAAATTTGAACAGAGTATAAGGCTTCTGAGGCTCCACGGTCTCCCAGTTTCTGGTtcccagcatccctgtgctGACGCCAGGTTTggctgtggccagcaggcaggcaaagggGAACCCACCACAGTGAGAGTGAAAACATCAGGATGGCTGAAATCCTTCCCTGTAACTGTGATGCCAGTGAACTCAGCTCATTCCCTCTTGCGACACTACAGTAAAGATAGTGAAGCACCAATTTTGCTCCTCCTTGCAACATCATTGCtgggacaaaagaaaaagttcagGATGAAAATAAGAGCTGATAAGCCCTCTTCCCCTTTTATTTATgaaagcagcctttttttttttttgttctctttccacAAAACGGAGCTGGGTCAGCATCCCAGACTCTGCACTCTCTGAACTGCTTGCAACAACATAAATGGCCCCATGCACCATCCCTGGGACTTACACCTATCCCCATGATGGAATCCTCTTGCCATTTTGCCCCAGGATGCTCTTATGcttgtgttcattttttattGCTGCAGGATTCAAAGGTTCCCCTAGGCTGGGACGCTTCTATTATAGGGGGATGACAGACAAAGGATACAGAAGAGATTGATGAAATTGGGCATCATCTTGTGCCTGACAAAATTACACTGTCCAAAGTGTAGTAGAAGCACAACCTTTGCCACAATAATGTTGTGGCAGTCTGAGGTCTGAAAGGAGACTGGAGACATCTGAATGACTAAGCTCTTCCAGGGCTATGAAACACGCTGTGATCTGTCCCAGGAATCCCCTCTGGCATTGACTGCCAGGGCTGGACAAGGCAGAGCCAGGGCATTTCCCTGGGCTGCCCCATGGTAATTAAGGGGAGGATTCACACCGGTGCAGGCAACCCTGCAATTACTCTAGAGGGGCACACCTCATTACCTCTGTAATAACAAACATGAGAGGCATGGTTACCTGGGCAAACCTAAAATAACAAGAAAGTGGGACAAGGAGTGAGGATTGAGCATGGGATGTCCAGTCCCCAGGACTCACAGTGCAATGGATGTTTGCAGTGGCTCAGCCTGCTCACACAGTCAGCAGCTTCGGCCTCTGCAAACACCTTACTTCTCCGCTTCCTGTCAGCAAGCCAGAGTGGGCTGAGAGCTGGATGCTAACATGGAACCCTTTCAGCAAGGGGAGATGGGAGCCACAGGAGCCCACTGTTCTGCAGAAGGAGCCGAGGGCCAGCATGCACCAAAAGCTGTCCGGCTGTCAGCCTGAGTCCAGCTTTTCTTGCATGGCTGAAAAAGCACCTGAAACTGACCCTCTTTGTGCCCCTCAGCACGCACAGGTGCCTCCTCAAGCAGCGATACGACAAGTGGGACTCCTCTGTCTGCTGCTTGCTCAGCACTGATGTCTAGTTTGGATCTTTATTTCCCAGAGAGAATCCCACAGATGCCTTGGAGGGATCTCTGTACTCCAccctctgatttttttatagCCTTATTTCCTTGAGCAAAAAGGCTGAAGCAGTCCCTGCTCATGAACACTAGGAAATCTGTTCCCTACTTTGATACTAAGAAGACGATTTTGACAAACTAAAGGGTAAAGGTCTCTGACACACAAACTCTAGGCAGCTGGTGAGGGACCTTCCCAGTGCCAACTGGAGAGGGAAAGCCAGAGCTGGGGCAAGCATCACTCAATGCCCTGCTTTGCCTCCTGGCTGGCTCATCCACATCAACCTGCAGCCGTCCACTGCAGCCTGGACCAGAAACCCACGTCAGCATCTCCAGAGTCCCTGCAACCGTCTGCCCATCCTCACCCAACAGCTCGTTCGTTAACCTCTGTCTGGCACCCCGGCTGACTTGTGGCAGGCAGCATTGGCACCGCTGTGCCTCTGCTCCAGAGGAGACGCCAGCAGGAACAACGCCCAATTTCCCCGAATGAGCCCTAATTGTGCCTGTCTGAGACTCAGGAAAGAGGCTGGAATTCCTCGTCCCTCGCTGTCAGGATCTAGTCTGCTGCACAGCCCCTTACCGCCTACTCCCATCCGCCTCGCCAACCCAACGATAGGATTTCAGGCAGCTGTTTGCAGAGGCAAAGCAGGCTAACCCTCCATGTTTCAGCTGTAGGCACAAGGTATAGGCAGAGAGACCATACTCACTCTCTCTTCAGATGGGGGATAGGGGGAAGCAGGGGGTGGGTGGCTCTcagttcttcatttcttttcgCCACTCCTCAGGAGGAGGTGACCTCTCAGCTCACTGGCCACACAGAAGAATGGCATTGCTGGCCAAGTCAAGGATGCCTGGCTAGCCTGGAGGTGAGACTTGGGCTGTAGCCACCTCAAGGAGATGTAAGCCCTACAGCCAAGGCAGGAGACTTAACTCAAAGCCACCCCATGGCTTTGTGTCTGGTTCCGATGTTGCATTGCCCACACAAGACTTGGGAAAGAGCAGCGAGCATCTGGAGATGCTCCTGACACAGGTCAGGCCAGAAGGAGCGTGCTGTTGATGTCCTAATCCATGGCAGGCTCCCATGAAATCTAGGAGACAGAAAATACCCATTGCAGAGCTTGGACTGTCCTCTGCCCTGGGGCTGAGGTCTTAGTGCCTGCTCCCCACTCCAGGCTGGAGTGAAGGAGCTCCGTAGAAGAAGCcatttccagccctttcacccTGCCCCTACAGAAGGGACACAGAGTAGAAAAACACCAGTCACTGTTTCTGGGAATCTGTAAATTGCTGCTGTCTGGCTGTCTGTTGTCCTTGACAGACATCACCCAGAACAGCCTGTGCGCCTTCCTGCACCTGGGCCAACACCCAGCCTGATGCTTCAGTGCTCCAGAGGTTTTGGACATGTGTGAGGTCCCcacacgtgtgtgtgtggggagggggtgtgtgtgtgtacacaccTGGGTGCGGGACATGTGGGAACACCGCCTTCCTGTTTGCTGACATTGCAGAGTACAGCAGGAAGATTTTGCAAAAGGGCTTGAATTTTTGTCACACATTTTCATCCCTCATCCCTTTCTGGCAGAAAGGTAGGAAAATTATCTATTCACCGCTGCTGCAAGTGACCGCTGCTGCAAGTGATCCGTACTCTTGCATCCACAGCCCACTGCTAGAGGACTTGCTGTCctgttcaaaaaaaaccccaaaagccacATGCACCTAAGGACAAGCACAACCATAGCACAATCTTGCTAAACAGCTCTCTTGATTATTAAGTCTTATTATTTTCAGCATGAGCACTATTTTAATACACCACTTAAGCATAAAGGTGTTCGAGAAAGACGTAGCGGGCACCTTGGTTAAACCTTTAGCATAGGAATGACAGCAAATACCACTGGTGGAGACCTTAAAAAGTTGCCCAGTCCTTCCTCTGCCCCCAAACTGGACAATCTCTGTTCAGAGGTGCCCATTGCAAGATGGAAATTAAGGCTTACATTAGGGTGAAATGTCGCTAGTTATAGAGCAGCAAGTGTCTCCCACTAAACAGCACAGTGCACAACTCTCCGCTATCCACCAGAGGAGTATTTACCCCCAGGATGAAGTGCACCCCTCCCAGTATGCACATGAAGGAATATCCTCAGCTGCTAGACTTCATGAGTGATCCCAACCCTGCTTTTCCTATGGGCTCCTTGTGATTTTTGGGCCTTGGTAGCAGCTGTCTTTGGAGTACCCCCGGTTTCTGTCACATCACCATTCACACCAAGGTGGCATTTTCCAAACCTAGCTGGGTGATCTC includes:
- the IGFBP5 gene encoding insulin-like growth factor-binding protein 5, with protein sequence MLLRLLVLLGACPGLSRCLGSFVQCEPCDAKALSLCPPPPLGCELVKEPGCGCCLTCALPAGQPCGVYTERCARGLRCLPRQGEEKPLHALLHGTAVCLSEKSYREQAKAERESREHEEPTTSEMTEETYPPKAYRPKHGRLSELKAEALKKDRRKKLTLAKFVGMAENTAHPRVIIPELRQEFELGPCRRHMEASLQELKSSQRMVPRAVHLPNCDRKGFYKRKQCKPSRGRKRGLCWCVDKYGMKLPGTDYLSGDLQCHAFDSSNVE